Proteins co-encoded in one Nicotiana sylvestris chromosome 7, ASM39365v2, whole genome shotgun sequence genomic window:
- the LOC104226477 gene encoding uncharacterized protein: MEIFAKAYDVKVWRVIKKGNYPLPTITLPLADPADIDSYSKEQLEAVQVNNKARNLLHNAIRGEEYEKISSCDTTKEMWDKLEVTYEGTSKVKETHINMLVHDYELFSMKEGKSI; the protein is encoded by the coding sequence ATGGAAATCTTTGCTAAAGCATACGATGTCAAAGTCTGGAGAGTTATTAAAAAGGGAAACTATCCCCTACCTACTATCACTCTACCACTTGCTGATCCTGCTGATATAGATTCATACTCAAAGGAGCAACTGGAAGCGGTACAAGTGAATAACAAGGCAAGAAATCTGCTTCACAATGCTATACGTGGTGAAGAATACGAGAAAATATCGAGTTGTGATACAACCAAAGAAATGTGGGATAAACTTGAAGTCACCTATGAGGGAACCAGCAAAGTAAAGGAAACTCACATCAACATGCTAGTTCATGACTACGAACTCTTCTCAATGAAGGAAGGAAAATCCATTTAA